In one Alnus glutinosa chromosome 12, dhAlnGlut1.1, whole genome shotgun sequence genomic region, the following are encoded:
- the LOC133852583 gene encoding uncharacterized protein LOC133852583, protein MDSEEEEDEGEGPRRRERRYPEWKPKRDLKEIITLIVGLKFSNPTEFKETLKVFAVQNSFNYIYKHNEKTRNSANHHDNKWATVRWAANRSIDSFRDQRNLKPTALREMIWRNYHVEFKMLSCLCAKRMALEILDGIDGEQYKHTKEYANALLQWNLGSSVFIHRDGVFFQMMYVSLAACKEAVARDANDDIYPMAYAICEAETRDTWTWFLKILLDDIGYDREHMWSFMSDRQKGLVNAFEDLMPGAEHRYCVKHLHVNLKRKGFKGKEFKDALWGAARAPNEIQFKYYLEVIKGIDQIVCNYLEKINPKMWSRHAFFTTSCSNILLNNIAESFNTWLLEARDQPILSCMETIRRQLMNRFDKKRVGAATSTNVICPKIVKKLDRNKKEADAYICHWSNGLQYEVDHSHEPRRVVNLEARTCGCGSKWYFADTYRLSYTPNINPMLGPNDWPIDRDVDPIEPPVPKTQRGRPKKIRRRGDNETVLDESTRVI, encoded by the exons ATGGAtagtgaggaggaggaggatgaaggTGAGGGTCCTCGTAGACGAGAGAGGAGGTATCCAGAATGGAAGCCTAAGCGAGACCTGAAAGAAATAATTACATTGATAGTAGGGTTGAAGTTCAGCAACCCCACTGAGTTCAAGGAAACGTTGAAAGTGTTTGCAGTGCAAAATTCCTTTAACTATATATACAAGCACAATGAGAAGACGCGGAACTCCGCGAA CCACCACGATAACAAGTGGGCAACAGTTAGGTGGGCTGCTAATAGATCTATAGACAGCTTTCGAGACCAAAGAAACCTCAAACCGACAGCTTTGAGGGAGATGATCTGGAGGAACTACCATGTTGAGTTCAAAATGTTAAGCTGCCTTTGTGCAAAAAGAATGGCATTGGAGATACTGGATGGTATAGATGGTGAGCAGTACAAGCATACCAAGGAGTATGCCAATGCATTACTGCAATGGAATCTGGGTTCCTCAGTATTCATTCATCGGGATGGAGTCTTCTTTCAAATGATGTATGTTTCATTGGCGGCCTGCAAGGAAG CAGTTGCTCGGGATGCAAACGATGACATTTACCCGATGGCATATGCTATATGCGAAGCTGAAACTAGGGACACATGGACCTGGTTCTTGAAGATACTTTTGGATGATATTGGGTATGATCGGGAGCATATGTGGTCGTTCATGTCCGACCGTCAAAAG GGGTTGGTTAATGCTTTCGAAGATTTGATGCCTGGCGCCGAGCACAGGTACTGTGTTAAACATCTGCATGTCAATCTCAAGAGGAAAGGCTTTAAAGGGAAAGAGTTCAAAGATGCTCTCTGGGGTGCAGCAAGGGCACCCAATGAAATACAATTCAAGTATTACCTCGAGGTGATTAAAGGTATAGACCAAATAGTATGCAACTACCTCGAGAAGATAAACCCTAAGATGTGGTCCCGCCATGCATTCTTCACTACCAGTTGCAGTAACATTTTACTAAACAACATTGCGGAGAGCTTTAATACATGGCTGTTGGAGGCTAGGGACCAGCCGATTCTATCTTGTATGGAGACAATAAGGAGGCAGTTGATGAACCGATTTGATAAGAAGAGGGTTGGAGCAGCAACTTCAACCAATGTGATTTGCCCTAAGATTGTAAAGAAGCTTGACCGAAATAAGAAAGAGGCTGATGCTTACATATGTCACTGGAGTAATGGACTCCAGTATGAGGTTGATCATAGCCATGAGCCTAGGAGAGTTGTTAATCTTGAGGCAAGAACTTGTGGATGTGGCAG CAAATGGTACTTTGCGGATACATATAGACTGTCATATACCCCTAATATTAATCCAATGCTTGGACCCAATGACTGGCCCATTGACCGTGATGTAGACCCTATAGAGCCACCGGTTCCAAAGACACAACGTGGTAGGCCCAAAAAGATCAGAAGAAGAGGAGATAATGAGACAGTTCTAGATGAAAGTACAAGGGTCATTTGA